A genomic segment from Amycolatopsis camponoti encodes:
- a CDS encoding acyl-CoA thioesterase, which yields MTEPRHPIVEMPLRVRYHECDGQGIVFNAHYLAYVDMCAFEAEKALFGSHDEFLAHRTDVVVAEANLKFRAPARYDDELVVSQYLTHLGTTSLIFDFELRRGSTLIAAANVRYVFIDPATLRPAAPPDAVRKIYADLLGD from the coding sequence GTGACCGAACCCCGCCACCCGATCGTCGAGATGCCGCTGCGCGTGCGCTACCACGAGTGCGACGGCCAGGGCATCGTCTTCAACGCCCACTACCTGGCCTATGTGGACATGTGCGCGTTCGAGGCGGAGAAGGCGCTGTTCGGTTCGCACGACGAGTTCCTGGCCCACCGCACGGACGTCGTGGTGGCGGAGGCGAACCTGAAGTTCCGCGCGCCGGCACGGTACGACGACGAACTGGTCGTCTCGCAGTACCTGACCCACCTCGGGACGACGTCGCTGATCTTCGACTTCGAGCTCCGCCGCGGCTCGACGCTCATCGCGGCGGCGAACGTCCGGTACGTGTTCATCGACCCGGCCACCCTGCGTCCGGCGGCGCCGCCGGACGCGGTCCGCAAGATCTACGCGGACCTGCTCGGAGACTGA
- a CDS encoding tRNA (cytidine(34)-2'-O)-methyltransferase, protein MFRILFYQPEIPPNTGNAIRLTANTGCELHLVEPLGFTLEDKQLRRAGLDYHDLARVRVHASLAAAWEVLLPAKVYAFSASATRLYTDVAYAPGDVLLFGPESAGLPAAVQEAPEVTDRVRLPMLPTSRSLNLANTAAITVYEAWRQNGFAGA, encoded by the coding sequence GTGTTCCGCATTCTCTTCTACCAGCCCGAAATCCCGCCGAACACGGGCAACGCGATCCGGCTGACGGCGAACACGGGGTGCGAGCTGCACCTGGTCGAGCCGCTCGGATTCACGTTGGAGGACAAGCAGCTGCGCCGCGCCGGGCTCGACTACCACGACCTGGCGCGGGTCCGGGTGCACGCGTCCCTGGCGGCGGCGTGGGAAGTGCTGCTGCCGGCGAAGGTCTACGCGTTCAGCGCGTCGGCGACGCGGCTGTACACGGACGTCGCGTACGCGCCCGGGGACGTCCTGCTGTTCGGCCCGGAGTCGGCGGGGCTGCCGGCGGCGGTGCAGGAGGCACCGGAGGTGACCGACCGCGTGCGGCTGCCGATGCTGCCGACCAGCCGGTCGCTCAACCTGGCCAACACCGCGGCGATCACGGTCTACGAGGCCTGGCGGCAGAACGGCTTCGCGGGCGCGTGA